The genomic segment TGATCGCTTCCGTCGCGACCGTCATCGCGCTCCTGTTCCACCTGTGACCGCTCGTCATCTTCCAGTACAGCCGCCTGCGTCCCGGGCCGCCAAATCGGCGCCCCGCAGCGCGACCTTCATCTTCCGAACGGGGAAATACACATCATGCGTGCCTTCCGCCTCCGCCGTACCGCCCGTCACGCCGCCCTCGGCACGATCGCACTGGTCGCCGCCCTCTCGCTGACCGCCTGCCAGGAGGACGACAGCGCGACGCCGAAGAGTTCGGCCCCGGTCGCGGACATCTCCGCCCAGCCGTCGGCCGACACCTCGGCCGACCCGGGTTCGGCGACGCCTTCCGCCCCGGCCGACGCCGACAAGGGCAAGGACACCGCGGGCTCCGGAACCGGTTCCGGCAGCAACGAAAGCGGCGGCGTCGCCACCAGGCCCGTCGTCGACCAGGGCAGGAGCGGCGGCAAGAAGGACAGCGGCGTCGTCACCACGGCGTGCAACGGGACGAACAGCAAGCTGTCGATCGCCCGCGTTTCCCGTCCCGTCAACCACATGCTGCTCACCCTCACCAACACCGGCTCACAGCCCTGCAACGCCTACCTGGCGCCGTACCTGAGGTTCGGCGAGGCGCAGTCCGTCCCGCCGTTCGTGGAGGACAGCAAGCCGCAGGCGGTCGTCACGGTGGCCCCGGGCGAGTCCGCGTACGCCGGCGTCCGCACCTCGTCGGCTGACGGCAGCGGATCGAACGGTTACGAGACCAAGTCCCTGGCCGTCGGCTTCCAGGGCCGCAACGGCGGCAACAGCGGCTCGCCCGTCAACGTCCCGATGAGCAAGAGCGTGTACGTCGACGACACGTTGGCCGTCACCTACTGGCAGACCGAGATGTCGGACGCCCTCATGTACTGAGCCTCACGTATCCGAGGCAAGGAGACGGTACCCACTGACAAGGCCCCCCGAGCAGGCAGCCGACCGGCCTGCTCGGAGGGCCTTGTGCCGTTACGTCACCGCCAAGACCCCCGGGGTGCCCGGCGGGCGACCTCCAGGGCCCCACTCAACGCCCCTTCCCGGCCTCGTCGACGAGAATCCGCGCCAGCTCGCGCGGCCGGGAGAACATGGGCCAGTGCCCGGTGTCCATCTCGACCAGCCGCCACCGCTCGCCTTGAACGGTTCAAGTCGAGCTACAGCGGCGACAAGGGTGGCGCGCGCCTCGAAGTGGCCCATGTATGGCGCAAGTCCAGCTACATGTAGGGATCGCGCCGTGCCGAACTCCGTCATGGCGAGCATCAGGGTTGTACTCCGTCAGTTTGTGTACCTGAACAATGCCCTC from the Streptomyces sp. AM 4-1-1 genome contains:
- a CDS encoding DUF4232 domain-containing protein; translated protein: MRAFRLRRTARHAALGTIALVAALSLTACQEDDSATPKSSAPVADISAQPSADTSADPGSATPSAPADADKGKDTAGSGTGSGSNESGGVATRPVVDQGRSGGKKDSGVVTTACNGTNSKLSIARVSRPVNHMLLTLTNTGSQPCNAYLAPYLRFGEAQSVPPFVEDSKPQAVVTVAPGESAYAGVRTSSADGSGSNGYETKSLAVGFQGRNGGNSGSPVNVPMSKSVYVDDTLAVTYWQTEMSDALMY